Within Deltaproteobacteria bacterium, the genomic segment AGCTCGAGCGGCTGCGCGCGGCCGCCCGGATCGCCGCGCGCCTCGGCCTCGAGGTGCACGCCGGCCACGGGCTGACGGTCGCCAACGTGGGGCCGGTGGCCGCCATTGCCGAGATCGTCGAGCTGAACATCGGCCACTCGATCGTGGCGCGCGCCGTCCTCGTCGGCATGGCTGCCGCGGTCCGCGAGATGAAGGACGCGATCGCCCGCGCGAGGGCGTAGCACGACGGGACGGATATATTGATCGTCGTCACCGCCGACGAGATGCGGGCGCTCGACCGCTGGACCATCGAGCACGGCACACCGGGGCCGGTCCTGATGGAGCGAGCGGGCGGCGGCGCGGCGCGCGTGCTGCGCGCTCGCCTCGGCCGGCCGCGCGGTCCCGTGGTCGTGGTGTGCGGCCGGGGCAACAACGGCGGCGACGGCTTCGTGGTCGCCCGCCACCTCCGGCGCGCGCGCATCCCCGTGGAGGTGTGGCTCGCGGCCAACCCCGAGGACGTGCGCGGCGACGCCGCCGGCATGCTGGCGGCCTGGCGCCGGGGGCGGAACGCCCTGCACGACCTCACCGGGCGAGGCCGGGTGGAGGCCCTGGCCAGCCGCCTCGCCAGGACCGCGGTGGTGGTCGACGCGCTGCTCGGCACCGGGCTGAACGCTCCCGTCAGCGGGCTCGCGGCCGCGGTGATCGAGGCGGTCAACCGCTGGGCCGAGAGCTCCGGCCGGCCGGTGCTCGCCATCGACATCGCCTCGGGCCTGGCCGCGGACAGCGGCCGGCCGCTCGGGGTCGCGATCCGCGCCACCGTCACCGCCACCTTCGGCTGCGCCAAGATCGGGCAGGTCGTCTATCCCGGCATCGACTACACCGGCATCCTCGACGTCGTCGACATCGGCATTCCTCCGGCGGCGCTGGCCGCCGTCCACCCGCGTACCTCGCTCCTCGAGCGCGGCGAGGTCGGCCGGCTCCTGCCGCCTCGCCCGCGGGACGCGCACAAGGGGACGTTCGGCCACGTGCTCGTCATCGCCGGCTCGCGGGGGAAGACCGGCGCAGCGCTGCTGGCCGCGGAGGGCGCCGCCCGCGCCGGGGCCGGACTCACGACGCTGGCGGTCCCTGCGGCCCTCCAGCCGGCGTTCGAGGGCCGTGTGCGCGAGGTGATGACCGCGGCACTGCCGGACCCCGGTGAGATCGGGTCGCTGCTCGCCGGCCGCGCCGCCGTCGTCTGCGGGCCGGGCCTCGGCGTGACGGACGAGACGCGGGCCGTCGTGGCCGAGGTGGTCCGGCGCACGCCGGCGCCTCTCGTCCTCGACGCCGACGGCCTCAACATCGTGGCGG encodes:
- a CDS encoding NAD(P)H-hydrate dehydratase; this encodes MLIVVTADEMRALDRWTIEHGTPGPVLMERAGGGAARVLRARLGRPRGPVVVVCGRGNNGGDGFVVARHLRRARIPVEVWLAANPEDVRGDAAGMLAAWRRGRNALHDLTGRGRVEALASRLARTAVVVDALLGTGLNAPVSGLAAAVIEAVNRWAESSGRPVLAIDIASGLAADSGRPLGVAIRATVTATFGCAKIGQVVYPGIDYTGILDVVDIGIPPAALAAVHPRTSLLERGEVGRLLPPRPRDAHKGTFGHVLVIAGSRGKTGAALLAAEGAARAGAGLTTLAVPAALQPAFEGRVREVMTAALPDPGEIGSLLAGRAAVVCGPGLGVTDETRAVVAEVVRRTPAPLVLDADGLNIVAGTGLLRERAGPTVVTPHPGEMARLLGCETAEVQADRLAAARRVARGEGVVVVLKGARTVIAAPDGEAAISPAGNPGMASGGTGDVLAGIVGGLLGQGLAPFDAAILGVLAHGAAGDRVAARQGEVGLLAGDLLAELPPTLAELQATGRPAPRRRERARADT